From Panicum hallii strain FIL2 chromosome 2, PHallii_v3.1, whole genome shotgun sequence, a single genomic window includes:
- the LOC112883356 gene encoding uncharacterized protein LOC112883356 has translation MARLAAVVVALAATAAVAGAAETYYASVENQLPAQGMKLVCQAIGGMFLTELSVVPRGRVPHGKAGRRIAELMVEDGRNGWVRCNWAYAGNYVAGLTLLDSRWPDAKKCQDPAGQGLCRVVFEHDAMILKTPDGGERVIGDLPVKRCRRHWLLFSTECSYPDHPHPYVGRRLGNAFQYFAI, from the coding sequence ATGGCACGCCTCGCCGCCGTGGTCGTGGCCCTTGCAGCCACCGCCGcggtggccggcgccgccgagaCCTACTACGCGTCCGTGGAGAACCAACTCCCGGCGCAGGGCATGAAGCTCGTGTGCCAGGCGATCGGCGGCATGTTCCTGACGGAGCTCAGCGTTGTGCCCCGCGGCCGCGTGCCCCACGGCAAGGCCGGGCGGCGCATAGCCGAGCTGATGGTGGAGGACGGCCGGAACGGGTGGGTGCGCTGCAACTGGGCGTACGCCGGCAACTACGTCGCTGGCCTCACCCTGCTCGACTCGCGGTGGCCGGACGCCAAGAAGTGCCAGGACCCTGCCGGCCAAGGCCTGTGCCGCGTCGTGTTCGAGCACGACGCCATGATCCTCAAGACGCCCGACGGCGGGGAGCGCGTGATCGGCGACCTGCCGGTGAAACGCTGCCGCCGGCACTGGCTGCTGTTCAGCACCGAGTGCTCGTACCCGGACCACCCTCATCCGTACgtcggccgccgcctcggcaaCGCCTTCCAATACTTCGCCATCTGA